One window from the genome of Musa acuminata AAA Group cultivar baxijiao chromosome BXJ1-4, Cavendish_Baxijiao_AAA, whole genome shotgun sequence encodes:
- the LOC135585894 gene encoding E3 ubiquitin-protein ligase UPL3-like isoform X2: protein METRSRKRAEASSSAPSSQTPPAAPRPAKRPRIALSSQAPPALSTRSRRSQNPPPSPPSSSSSAVANAVMDSSGGDFIGRRRRTSGKSRQPSGDRDRDASDKGKEAGASRARERDRDAERILGLSFDGGGADDDNDGDGGLGILHQNLTSASSALQGLLRKLGAGFDDLLPSSALTASSSLQQSGRLKKILSGLRADGEEGKQFEALNQLCEMLSIGTEDSLLSMSVDSFVPVLVGLLNHESNPDIMLLAARALTYLCDVLPSSCSAVVRYGAIPCFCARLLTIEYMDLAEQSLQALKKISQEHPTACLRAGALMAVLSYLDFFSTGVQRVALSTAANMCKKLPSDAADFVMEAVPLLSNLLNYHDSKVVEHASVCLTRIAEAFALSPDKIDELCNHGLVAQAAGLISLGNSGGQASLSTSTYTGILRLLSTCASGSPLAAKTLLLSGISATLRDILLCSGLVSGSSVSPSLTRPPEQVYVIVNLVDELLPSVPQGTISLPLPSNVLVKGSAAKNSLPSSSGQHAEPKGTTSEVSAHGKLLQDQPELLQQFGMDLLPVLIQVYSSSINGPVRHKCLSTIGKLMFFSSADMIQSLLSVANISSFLAGILAWKDPQLLIPALQIAEILMEKLPGTFSKMFVREGVVHAVDILISSDPSLAPICEKDDDALPGITWRSRRSRRCSGGLNTENSSVDDSKGSSSEISVSPLPSVEVPNANSSLRAAVSAHAKAFKDKYFPAGSSAVEAGLTEDLLCLKNLCSKLNSLVEDARSKSKGKSKALGLCSFDVSFSSEEQLDEVIADILAELCKGDGVSTFEFIGSGVVLALLDYFTCGTFGREKISEANLPKLRQQALQRYKFFIATALPMELKEGNRTPMSLLVQKLQNSLSSLEHFPVVISHLSRSSSGSARFSGLGSLFQPFKLRLCRAQGEKSLRDYSSNVVLIDPLASLAAVEEFLWPRVQRSDSVQKSSTSTGNSDSGAAVGSAAPTPPTPGHRPSTRSRSSVTIGVPAKKDASDGSANSSKGKGKAVLKCTPDELRGPQTRNAARRRAASDKEMEIKPSQSESSSEDEDLDMSPVEMDDTLMIVDDDVSDEEDDHEVFRDDSLPVCVPDKVHDVKLGDSADDGAVSCSASDNQVQTTSGSSDRSVTDKGAEYTELQRESAFGSRGAMSFAAAAMAGLASIGGRGIRVGRDYRGLASFSTKSNHQNKLIFTAGGKQLSKHFTVYQAFQRQLILNEEGDEKFNGSDLPNDGNSLWGEIFTITYQKADGQVDKASQGSSNLSKSSKPAFASDSVGDNKWQEISLLDSILQGELPCDLERSNPTYNILALLRVLDSLNQLSTRLRMQAVSDEFAEGKISNLDKLYRIGPKVLPEEFVNGKLTPKLARQIQDALALCSGSLPPWCYQLTKACPFLFPFETRRQYFYSTAFGISRALRRLQQQQNSDNQNSASEREFRVGRLQRQKVRVSRNRILDSAVKVMEMYSSQKAVLEVEYFGEVGTGLGPTLEFYTLLSHDLQKVKLGLWRSNSASESSAMQIDGDETDGGRSDYGSETKKPGTELPDGRIDLIQAPLGLFPRPWPPSADTSDGSQFSKVIEYFRLAGRTMAKALQDGRLLDLPLSTAFYKLVMGQELELHDILLFDAEFGKILQEMQALVGHKQFLERNPGNNQMAIADLRFRGAPIDDLCLDFTLPGYPDYILKGGGENIMVDINNLEEYVTLVVDATIKTGIKQQMEAFRAGFNQVFDIYSLQIFSPHELDNLICGLRELWEPETLVDHIKFDHGYTAKSPAITYLLEIMGEFTPEQQHAFCQFVTGAPRLPPGGLAALNPKLTIVRKHSTPANAANENGVPESVDDDLPSVMTCANYLKLPPYSTKEIMYKKLLYAIREGQGSFDLS from the exons ATGGAAACACGCAGCCGGAAGCGGGCGGAGGCCTCCTCGTCGGCGCCCTCTTCTCAGACCCCTCCCGCTGCTCCCCGACCCGCCAAGCGCCCCCGCATCGCTCTCTCCTCCCAGGCTCCCCCGGCCCTCTCGACGCGCTCCCGCCGGTCCCAGAACCCCCCGCCGTCTCCGCCATCTTCCTCGTCCTCCGCCGTTGCCAACGCAGTCATGGACTCTTCCGGCGGAGACTTTATCGGCCGCCGACGCCGCACTTCTGGAAAGAGTCGTCAGCCCTCAGGGGATCGCGACCGGGATGCCTCTGACAAAGGAAAGGAGGCGGGGGCATCCAGGGCGAGAGAGAGGGACAGGGACGCTGAAAGGATCTTAGGGCTGAGCTTTGACGGGGGAGGAGCAGATGATGATAACGACGGCGATGGCGGTCTTGGCATCCTCCATCAGAATCTGACATCCGCTAGCAGCGCCCTTCAGGGGCTTCTCAGAAAACTGGGCGCTGGGTTTGACGATCTCCTACCGTCGTCAGCTTTGacggcttcttcttccttgcAGCAGAGCGGGCGGTTGAAAAAGATCCTGTCAGGTCTGAGGGCTGATGGAGAGGAGGGAAAACAGTTCGAGGCGCTGAACCAGCTTTGTGAGATGTTGTCCATTGGGACTGAGGATTCTCTTCTGTCGATGTCGGTTGACTCATTCGTGCCTGTGCTCGTGGGGCTTCTCAACCATGAGAGCAATCCCGACATCATGCTACTCGCTGCCAGGGCTCTCACCTACTTATGTGATGTTCTACCTTCATCTTGCTCGGCTGTGGTTCGTTATGGCGCTATTCCTTGTTTCTGTGCGCGACTTCTTACGATAGAGTACATGGACCTGGCAGAACAG TCCCTACAAGCTCTCAAGAAGATATCACAAGAGCATCCAACGGCTTGCTTACGTGCTGGTGCACTTATGGCTGTGCTATCTTATCTTGATTTCTTTTCCACAGGAGTTCAG AGAGTTGCGTTATCCACTGCAGCAAATATGTGTAAGAAACTCCCATCTGATGCAGCTGATTTTGTAATGGAAGCAGTTCCATTGTTGAGTAACCTTCTCAACTATCATGATTCAAAG GTTGTAGAGCATGCTTCTGTCTGCTTGACGCGAATTGCAGAAGCATTTGCATTATCTCCTGATAAAATAGATGAATTGTGTAATCATGGATTGGTTGCACAAGCTGCGGGCCTTATATCTCTTGGTAATTCAGGAGGACAAGCCTCCCTTAGCACGTCCACATACACG GGTATACTCCGTCTTCTCTCTACATGTGCTAGTGGATCTCCTCTAGCTGCGAAAACCCTTCTTCTTTCAGGAATCAGTGCCACACTTAGAGACATTCTTCTGTGTTCTGGGCTTGTATCTGGTTCTTCTGTTTCACCTTCCTTAACAAGACCACCTGAGCAG GTTTATGTGATTGTGAACCTTGTGGATGAGCTTCTTCCTTCCGTGCCTCAAGGAACTATTTCTTTGCCATTGCCTTCTAATGTTCTTGTGAAAGGATCAGCTGCCAAAAACTCTCTTCCTAGTTCTTCTGGTCAGCATGCCGAACCTAAAGGAACAACAAGTGAAGTATCGGCTCATGGGAAATTATTGCAGGACCAACCTGAACTTCTGCAGCAGTTTGGAATGGACCTACTTCCGGTTTTAATACAG GTATATTCTTCCAGTATAAATGGTCCTGTCCGTCATAAATGTTTGTCTACAATTGGGAAGTTGATGTTCTTCAGCTCAGCGGATATGATCCAATCCTTGCTTAGTGTAGCAAACATATCCAG CTTTTTAGCTGGTATTTTAGCATGGAAAGATCCACAACTTTTGATCCCCGCTCTTCAGATAGCTGAGATTCTCATGGAGAAGCTCCCTGGAACATTTTCCAAGATGTTTGTGAGAGAAGGGGTTGTTCATGCTGTGGATATACTAATATCCTCTGATCCTTCTCTAGCGCCCATCTGTGAAAAGGATGATGATGCTTTACCTGGAATAACTTGGCGTTCTCGGCGTAGTCGACGGTGTAGTGGTGGCTTGAACACAGAAAATAGCTCAGTTGACGACTCAAAAGGATCTTCATCAGAAATTTCTGTCTCACCTCTGCCTTCAGTTGAGGTTCCAAATGCCAATTCTAGTCTTCGTGCTGCTGTCAGTGCTCACGCCAAGGCTTTTAAAGACAAGTATTTTCCAGCAGGTTCTAGTGCAGTTGAAGCAGGACTCACAGAAGATCTTCTTTGTTTGAAAAATCTTTGCTCAAAGTTAAATTCCcttgttgaagatgcaaggtcaaAATCCAAAGGTAAATCTAAAGCACTTGGGTTGTGCTCCTTTGATGTTTCTTTTAGTAGCGAGGAACAACTAGATGAAGTAATAGCAGATATACTAGCTGAACTTTGCAAAGGCGATGGTGTATCGACTTTTGAGTTTATTGGCAGTGGAGTTGTTCTGGCATTGCTAGATTATTTTACTTGTGGAACATTTGGAAGAGAAAAAATCTCTGAAGCTAATTTACCAAAGCTTCGACAGCAAGCACTGCAACGGTACAAGTTCTTTATTGCAACGGCACTGCCTATGGAACTTAAGGAAGGAAATAGAACTCCCATGAGTTTGTTGGTTCAGAAGCTTCAGAATTCTTTATCTTCTTTAGAACATTTTCCAGTTGTAATTAGTCATTTGTCTAGATCTAGTAGTGGAAGCGCACGCTTCTCAGGTCTAGGGTCCTTATTTCAGCCGTTTAAGTTGCGTTTATGTCGAGCACAAGGGGAAAAATCTCTTCGTGATTATTCATCGAATGTGGTACTAATTGATCCTCTAGCAAGTCTAGCTGCAGTTGAAGAATTCCTTTGGCCAAGAGTTCAGCGAAGTGACTCTGTACAGAAGTCTTCAACATCAACAGGCAATTCTGATTCTGGAGCTGCTGTTGGATCTGCTGCTCCGACACCACCAACTCCTGGACATCGTCCTTCAACCAGGTCTAGGTCATCAGTTACAATTGGAGTTCCAGCTAAAAAAGATGCTTCAGATGGAAGTGCCAATTCTTCTAAAGGGAAGGGTAAGGCTGTCCTGAAATGTACTCCTGATGAATTAAGAGGACCTCAAACAAGAAATGCTGCCCGTAGAAGAGCTGCATCAGATAAAGAGATGGAAATAAAACCTTCACAGAGTGAATCTAGCTCTGAG GATGAAGATTTGGACATGTCTCCGGTTGAGATGGATGACACTCTTATGATTGTGGATGATGATGTCTCTGATGAGGAAGATGATCATGAG GTGTTTAGAGATGACTCTCTTCCTGTTTGTGTACCAGATAAGGTACATGATGTCAAATTAGGAGATTCTGCTGATGATGGTGCTGTTTCATGTTCAGCAAGTGATAACCAAGTGCAAACAACATCTGGTTCCAGTGACAGGTCTGTCACAGACAAAGGGGCAGAATATACTGAACTCCAAAGGGAAAGTGCTTTTGGTTCCAGAGGTGCAATGTCATTTGCTGCTGCTGCCATGGCAGGACTTGCTTCCATTGGTGGCAGAGGTATCAGAGTTGGTCGAGATTATCGTGGACTTGCCTCTTTTAGCACTAAAAGTAACCATCAAAATAAATTGATATTCACAGCAGGAGGGAAGCAGCTTAGCAAGCACTTTACTGTATATCAAGCTTTTCAACGCCAACTTATTCTCAATGAAGAGGGCGATGAAAAATTTAATGGCTCTGATCTTCCCAATGATGGCAATAGCTTATGGGGTGAAATATTTACCATAACATATCAGAAGGCTGATGGGCAGGTTGACAAGGCTTCCCAAGGAAGTTCAAATCTGTCAAAGTCTTCGAAACCTGCCTTCGCTTCCGATTCTGTCGGTGACAATAAGTGGCAAGAAATTTCACTTCTTGACAGCATCTTGCAAGGGGAGCTTCCCTGTGATCTCGAACGATCAAATCCTACATATAATATATTGGCATTATTGCGTGTGTTGGACAGTCTAAATCAGCTATCAACCCGTCTAAGGATGCAGGCAGTATCCGATGAGTTTGCTGAGGGAAAAATTTCAAACCTGGATAAACTTTATAGGATTGGTCCAAAGGTTCTGCCAGAAGAGTTTGTGAATGGCAAGTTGACTCCGAAGCTTGCTCGGCAAATTCAGGATGCTCTCGCATTATGTAGTGGTAGTCTTCCTCCATGGTGTTATCAGTTGACAAAAgcatgtccttttctttttcCATTTGAAACCAGGAGGCAATATTTCTACTCGACAGCTTTTGGTATATCTCGTGCATTGCGCCGACTTCAGCAACAACAGAATTCTGACAATCAGAATTCTGCTAGTGAAAGAGAGTTCCGTGTTGGCAGACTGCAAAGACAAAAGGTCCGTGTTTCTAGAAATCGTATCTTGGATTCTGCTGTAAAGGTTATGGAGATGTATTCTAGTCAAAAAGCTGTTCTTGAAGTTGAATATTTTGGTGAAGTCGGCACAGGATTGGGTCCAACCTTAGAGTTCTATACCCTTTTAAGTCATGACTTGCAGAAGGTCAAATTGGGTTTATGGAGGTCCAACTCTGCATCAGAAAGTTCTGCAATGCAAATTGATGGGGATGAAACAGATGGTGGAAGGAGTGATTATGGTTCAGAAACAAAGAAACCAGGCACAGAGTTACCTGATGGAAGAATAGATCTTATTCAAGCCCCCCTTGGCTTATTTCCTCGTCCTTGGCCCCCTAGTGCAGATACCTCTGATGGTAGCCAGTTTTCCAAAGTTATTGAATATTTCCGTCTGGCTGGTCGGACAATGGCAAAAGCTCTACAAGATGGACGACTTCTGGACTTGCCACTTTCGACAGCATTTTACAAACTTGTGATGGGCCAA GAGCTTGAATTACATGATATACTCTTATTCGATGCTGAGTTTGGAAAGATATTGCAAGAGATGCAAGCCCTTGTTGGCCACAAACAATTTCTAGAGAGAAATCCTGGTAACAATCAAATGGCAATTGCAGATTTACGTTTTCGTGGTGCCCCAATTGATGACCTCTGCTTAGATTTCACTCTTCCTGGCTACCCTGATTACATTCTTAAAGGAGGAGGGGAAAATATCATG GTTGATATCAACAATTTGGAAGAGTATGTTACTCTAGTTGTTGATGCAACAATTAAGACAGGAATTAAGCAACAGATGGAGGCATTTAGAGCTGGGTTCAACCAG GTCTTTGACATATACTCTTTGCAAATATTTTCACCACATGAACTTGACAACCTAATCTGCGGACTTAGAGAACTGTGGGAG CCTGAGACTCTGGTTGATCATATAAAGTTTGATCATGGGTACACTGCCAAGAGTCCTGCAATTACTTAT ttGCTTGAGATAATGGGAGAATTCACACCAGAGCAGCAGCATGCTTTTTGCCAGTTTGTGACTGGTGCTCCGAGGCTTCCACCTGGTGGTCTAGCTGCACTGAACCCAAAGTTGACCATAGTTAGGAAG CACTCGACTCCGGCAAACGCTGCAAATGAAAATGGGGTGCCTGAATCAGTTGATGATGACTTGCCTAGTGTGATGACCTGTGCAAACTACCTTAAACTCCCTCCTTACTCGACCAAG GAAATAATGTACAAAAAACTCCTTTATGCTATCAGGGAAGGCCAGGGATCATTCGATCTCTCATAG